The Dethiosulfovibrio peptidovorans DSM 11002 genome has a window encoding:
- the hemC gene encoding hydroxymethylbilane synthase, protein MNRRFSLMVSLDSRVGPILVVGGGCVGERKVRTILSADFPVTLISPTATSGLQSLASKGLIKWHAREVTADDFLSHRLAVIALAKEDTEKILPTASKARCLVDCCGAGELGDWSLAAQFRTETNLVGVGSFGKSPSASADLRMNIQSWMESDRERPILFSRKSALARAQTMEAARALAKKGLPVEIKTMSTCGDEKQDCHLSAFGGNGAFVKCLEEAIMEGKGDGAIHSLKDVPSVLPDGLELVAVLPRASTSDVIVSNHKGGLEGLPAGAVVGTSSLRRKAQLAITRPDLDYTLIRGNVNTRLAKLQSGDADAIVLAKAGLDRLGISPEGATTLPFLPAPCQGIIAVEARSGSRLAEEFRAINHRPTWLMALAERELLESLQVGCHVPFAALSEWVGGELRLRAQTLSYDGRHIDFEGSLAVRSDDDARDLGRDVALSIKASTEAISMLEEKP, encoded by the coding sequence GTGAACCGTAGATTTTCACTGATGGTATCGTTGGACTCCAGAGTGGGACCTATCCTGGTCGTAGGAGGCGGCTGCGTCGGGGAGAGAAAGGTAAGAACCATACTGAGCGCCGACTTTCCTGTCACATTGATATCCCCGACCGCAACGTCCGGGCTTCAGAGCCTGGCCTCCAAGGGGCTGATAAAGTGGCACGCCCGGGAGGTAACGGCGGATGATTTCCTATCCCATAGGCTGGCGGTGATCGCCCTTGCCAAGGAGGACACGGAAAAGATCCTTCCCACGGCATCGAAGGCGCGATGTCTGGTCGACTGCTGTGGTGCAGGCGAACTGGGAGACTGGTCTCTGGCGGCTCAGTTCCGTACCGAGACCAATCTCGTAGGAGTAGGCAGTTTCGGCAAGTCGCCGTCGGCATCGGCGGATCTGCGGATGAACATACAGAGTTGGATGGAGTCCGACAGGGAGAGACCTATACTTTTCAGCCGCAAGAGCGCCCTCGCCAGAGCTCAAACCATGGAGGCCGCCAGGGCCCTGGCTAAAAAGGGACTGCCGGTGGAGATAAAGACCATGTCGACCTGCGGCGACGAAAAACAGGACTGTCATCTATCCGCTTTCGGAGGAAACGGAGCGTTCGTCAAATGCCTGGAGGAAGCGATCATGGAGGGCAAGGGAGACGGAGCAATTCACAGCCTAAAGGACGTTCCCTCCGTTCTGCCAGATGGACTGGAACTGGTGGCGGTACTTCCCAGAGCATCGACCTCGGACGTAATCGTCTCCAACCATAAAGGGGGGCTTGAGGGACTCCCGGCAGGGGCCGTGGTAGGGACCTCCAGTCTAAGGAGAAAAGCGCAGCTTGCGATCACCAGACCGGACCTCGACTACACCCTCATAAGGGGCAACGTCAACACCAGGCTGGCGAAACTCCAGTCGGGAGACGCAGACGCCATAGTACTGGCCAAGGCAGGGCTCGACAGACTCGGGATATCGCCGGAGGGGGCGACGACCCTCCCGTTTCTCCCCGCCCCATGTCAAGGTATAATCGCCGTCGAGGCACGAAGCGGTTCGAGACTGGCCGAGGAGTTCCGGGCGATAAACCATCGTCCGACCTGGCTGATGGCCCTTGCGGAGAGAGAGCTGCTGGAATCCCTACAGGTAGGCTGTCACGTTCCTTTCGCCGCTCTCTCCGAATGGGTCGGCGGCGAATTGAGATTGAGAGCTCAGACCCTCTCTTACGACGGAAGACACATCGATTTCGAAGGCTCGCTGGCCGTGCGCTCCGACGACGACGCCCGAGACCTGGGCAGAGACGTTGCCCTATCCATAAAGGCATCCACCGAAGCCATTTCCATGTTGGAGGAAAAACCATGA
- a CDS encoding NAD(P)-binding domain-containing protein: MRLICLSVNYENSKLADRAGLWEDEKTLRLMLDGGPLSELLPIHTCNRTELYGIISEGSELPSDSIPSCADILTGKDVVEHLLRVLLGLESMACGESFVVSQVKKEYDRYSPLCGRILNRLFQRSFNLAGILRTEYHPGRAPSIPWLMGQAIKDHPAWPSPRIALIGAGDMGTETAKVLKAMGLPFSVSNRTEKTGRSLAEEAGADWIPWERWKDLTETSDVLIFATSSPEPLLSEIAGGNRPWIIDMGAIPQVEVPGLKRISVDELKDRTLEILDDYRRHLGKLEEETDEAAQALWADLTTVRTDTYRRLAMMRVGHIVDERAARTAQKTGASEEILRQMAWSVAKGILSPVLEMNSPHSSRIWRALSEEERS, translated from the coding sequence ATGAGGCTCATCTGTCTCTCCGTCAACTACGAAAACAGCAAATTGGCCGACAGAGCTGGACTCTGGGAGGACGAAAAGACCCTGCGCTTAATGTTGGACGGAGGGCCGCTCTCGGAGCTGCTCCCCATCCACACCTGCAACAGGACCGAACTCTACGGGATTATATCGGAAGGCAGTGAGCTCCCTTCGGACTCCATTCCCTCCTGCGCCGATATATTGACGGGTAAGGACGTGGTGGAACATCTCCTGAGGGTCCTTCTCGGATTGGAGAGCATGGCATGCGGGGAGTCTTTCGTGGTATCCCAGGTCAAGAAGGAATACGATAGATATTCTCCCCTTTGCGGGAGGATACTGAACAGGCTATTTCAGAGATCCTTCAACCTGGCTGGGATACTCAGAACCGAGTATCATCCTGGAAGGGCTCCGTCCATACCCTGGCTTATGGGCCAAGCCATCAAGGACCATCCGGCCTGGCCCTCCCCCAGGATAGCCCTGATAGGAGCCGGCGACATGGGAACCGAGACGGCGAAGGTGCTAAAGGCGATGGGACTTCCCTTCTCCGTATCGAACAGAACTGAAAAAACTGGAAGATCCCTGGCGGAGGAGGCCGGAGCCGACTGGATACCCTGGGAGAGATGGAAGGATCTGACCGAGACCTCGGACGTGTTGATATTCGCTACATCCTCCCCAGAACCGCTGCTATCCGAGATAGCGGGGGGAAACCGTCCCTGGATAATCGACATGGGAGCGATCCCTCAGGTAGAGGTTCCGGGACTCAAGAGGATCTCGGTGGACGAACTTAAAGACCGGACCCTGGAGATTCTGGACGACTACCGTCGACATCTCGGCAAACTGGAGGAGGAGACGGACGAGGCTGCTCAGGCTCTGTGGGCGGATCTGACAACCGTCAGGACCGATACCTACCGTCGGCTGGCCATGATGAGGGTGGGCCATATAGTCGATGAAAGGGCCGCTCGGACCGCTCAAAAAACCGGTGCCTCCGAGGAAATCCTAAGACAGATGGCCTGGAGCGTCGCTAAGGGCATATTGTCCCCGGTCCTGGAGATGAACAGCCCTCATTCGTCCAGGATATGGAGAGCCCTCTCGGAGGAGGAAAGATCGTGA
- a CDS encoding precorrin-2 C(20)-methyltransferase, translating into MTRTLIGIGVGPGDPDLVTLGAIKAIEKADLALLPLSKEGGNSVAGGIVKGHVDRDWVSLVFPMKGREDERDETILTQLEEIRPLWEKAETVVLPVIGDSTLYATVAWLYEQWKKLDPDMKLKLIPGISAHALAASRTSRFLAMGEERLSILPGTASFSDLQESLRHTDCAAIYKPSALGEELQRLVGSTGPWDEMVRIVKAGLPEEEISIGQDALSPCENYLSILLLRRKGSEATSL; encoded by the coding sequence ATGACAAGAACTCTTATTGGGATAGGAGTCGGACCGGGGGATCCCGATCTAGTGACCCTAGGAGCTATAAAGGCCATAGAAAAGGCGGACCTGGCCCTCCTCCCTCTATCGAAAGAGGGAGGAAACAGCGTAGCCGGCGGAATAGTGAAGGGACATGTGGACCGCGACTGGGTTTCTTTGGTCTTCCCCATGAAGGGACGAGAGGACGAGAGAGACGAGACCATACTGACCCAACTTGAGGAGATAAGGCCACTGTGGGAAAAAGCCGAGACCGTGGTCCTTCCGGTTATAGGCGATTCGACCCTCTACGCGACCGTGGCTTGGCTGTACGAACAGTGGAAAAAGCTGGATCCTGACATGAAACTTAAGCTTATACCGGGAATATCCGCCCACGCTCTGGCGGCGTCGAGGACAAGTCGTTTTCTCGCCATGGGAGAAGAAAGGCTGTCGATACTTCCCGGAACGGCCTCATTCTCCGATCTCCAGGAAAGCCTCAGACATACCGACTGCGCCGCCATCTACAAACCTTCGGCGCTGGGAGAGGAACTACAACGACTGGTGGGATCCACCGGACCATGGGACGAGATGGTCCGAATAGTCAAGGCAGGACTTCCTGAAGAGGAGATATCGATAGGACAGGACGCCCTGTCTCCATGTGAGAACTACCTTTCGATCCTTCTGCTGAGACGGAAGGGATCCGAGGCGACCTCTCTATGA
- a CDS encoding cobalamin biosynthesis protein, whose protein sequence is MNIAVFAISARGKSVGKRCAEALNGKLITPRRDELKASLSEIWHRSDAVVMIGSTGVAARVTAPLLRDKEADPAVIVVTEDGELVLPLTGAHLGGGSDLARSLASDLGAHLVSTTSTDRMNVAAPDLLCSRWGWKLEGRKALVQTNGALLDGRKLLFWVDENEETPPFPEGYLPCETPDEADVLVSPRALSLGSHQVQLIPPSLVAGMGCRKGVDRQILKETLLRHLSKQGYSIYSLGEIRTSTVKSREKGLLSLSEELGVPLTKLEDEEIRSIDGNFSASAATAHFDLPGVAEPCAASAGRLIGPRSAERGTTVALGHRPARIEGKLYVVGTGPGDRKYMTFQAKEAIDDSDAVVGYRLYVDQLPEEWLKRKKVERYGMGEEEARVASAMALAKKGFRVSLVSGGDPILFGMAGLARNMAEELPVEVIPGLSAAQLAGASAGAPYSNGLIMLSLSDYLQPWESIERALSGAASTGLTVALYNPVRRDLDVKLEGVKKAYSTRDGQTVWLMRDVGRPGESRKVMDLSELTSSDIDMRTLLLLPGEDTVARKGCLVDTRGYHFERKKRT, encoded by the coding sequence TTGAATATAGCGGTCTTCGCGATCTCTGCTAGGGGGAAATCGGTGGGGAAAAGATGCGCCGAAGCTCTGAACGGTAAACTTATAACTCCCAGGAGAGACGAGCTGAAAGCATCTCTGTCCGAAATCTGGCATCGATCGGACGCCGTGGTGATGATAGGATCCACCGGAGTGGCCGCCAGGGTTACTGCCCCGTTGCTCAGGGATAAAGAGGCGGATCCTGCGGTGATAGTGGTCACGGAGGACGGAGAGCTGGTCCTGCCACTAACCGGAGCCCACCTTGGAGGGGGGTCGGACCTGGCCCGCTCCCTGGCGTCGGATCTGGGAGCCCATCTCGTATCCACGACATCCACGGACAGGATGAACGTCGCCGCTCCGGATCTGCTCTGCTCTCGATGGGGATGGAAACTCGAAGGCAGAAAGGCCCTGGTCCAGACGAACGGAGCCCTTCTGGACGGGCGGAAATTGCTTTTCTGGGTCGACGAAAACGAGGAAACTCCTCCGTTCCCGGAGGGATACCTCCCCTGCGAAACCCCCGACGAGGCGGACGTACTGGTGTCGCCCCGAGCTCTTTCCCTCGGATCCCACCAGGTACAGCTGATACCTCCGTCGCTGGTGGCCGGTATGGGCTGCAGAAAAGGAGTGGACAGACAGATCCTGAAGGAGACTCTGCTACGTCACCTCTCCAAACAGGGATATTCCATCTATTCCTTAGGCGAGATAAGAACCTCGACGGTCAAATCGAGAGAAAAGGGGCTCCTCTCCTTGTCGGAGGAACTTGGAGTACCTTTGACTAAGTTGGAGGACGAGGAGATTAGATCGATCGATGGTAATTTCTCCGCCTCCGCCGCCACAGCCCACTTCGATCTGCCCGGAGTCGCTGAACCCTGCGCTGCCTCGGCGGGAAGACTTATAGGCCCAAGATCGGCCGAGCGAGGGACCACTGTGGCACTGGGGCACCGTCCGGCCAGGATCGAGGGAAAACTCTACGTCGTGGGGACCGGTCCGGGGGATCGAAAGTACATGACGTTTCAGGCTAAGGAAGCGATAGACGACTCGGACGCCGTGGTAGGCTACCGACTCTACGTCGACCAGCTACCGGAGGAATGGCTGAAGAGGAAGAAAGTGGAAAGATACGGCATGGGAGAAGAGGAGGCCAGAGTGGCGTCGGCCATGGCCCTGGCCAAGAAGGGGTTTCGGGTATCCCTCGTATCGGGGGGGGATCCCATTCTTTTCGGCATGGCAGGGTTGGCCAGAAACATGGCGGAGGAACTGCCGGTCGAGGTTATACCGGGATTATCCGCCGCCCAGCTCGCCGGAGCCTCCGCAGGAGCCCCCTACTCCAACGGACTTATAATGCTCTCTTTGTCCGACTATCTACAGCCCTGGGAGTCTATAGAAAGAGCCCTGTCTGGAGCGGCATCCACGGGGCTCACCGTTGCCCTTTACAACCCGGTCAGAAGGGATCTGGACGTAAAACTCGAGGGAGTGAAGAAGGCCTACTCGACCAGAGACGGGCAAACCGTGTGGCTAATGAGGGACGTAGGACGGCCCGGAGAGTCCAGAAAAGTGATGGACCTATCCGAGCTGACGTCCTCCGATATAGACATGAGAACGCTGCTTCTTCTTCCCGGCGAGGACACCGTCGCCAGGAAAGGCTGTCTGGTGGATACGAGAGGGTACCACTTTGAAAGGAAGAAAAGAACATGA
- the cobM gene encoding precorrin-4 C(11)-methyltransferase produces MIEKAKTVNFVGAGPGAPDLITVRGSELLKTADLVVYAGSLVNPEILEICRDDCTIMDSAFMSLEEQVSAMAASAETGSSVVRLHTGDPSLYGAVAEQKRLLEERGIEVRFVPGVSSLQATAAALGIQYTVPGETQTLICTRRGGRTPVPERESLDKLAAHGSTIVLFLTAGQVKEATDELIEGGLDPKTPAACVYRASWDDETIVRSDLSGLAEAMRERGIDHQALIVVGKCLDPGEASSLLYNSGFSHRFREGSL; encoded by the coding sequence ATGATAGAGAAAGCTAAAACGGTGAACTTCGTCGGGGCCGGACCTGGCGCACCGGACCTAATAACGGTAAGGGGAAGCGAGCTTCTAAAGACCGCGGATCTGGTCGTGTACGCCGGCAGCCTGGTAAACCCGGAGATATTGGAGATATGCAGGGACGACTGCACAATCATGGACTCGGCCTTCATGTCGTTGGAGGAACAGGTGTCAGCCATGGCCGCCTCCGCGGAGACCGGATCTTCGGTGGTTCGACTCCATACCGGAGACCCCAGCCTTTACGGAGCTGTGGCGGAACAGAAAAGGCTGTTGGAGGAACGAGGGATCGAAGTTCGATTCGTACCTGGAGTAAGCAGCCTACAGGCGACTGCCGCCGCTTTGGGCATCCAGTACACAGTTCCGGGAGAGACCCAGACCCTGATATGCACCAGACGGGGAGGAAGGACCCCAGTTCCAGAGAGAGAGTCGCTGGATAAACTGGCGGCTCACGGCTCGACCATAGTGCTCTTTCTCACGGCCGGGCAAGTGAAGGAAGCTACCGACGAACTGATAGAGGGGGGGCTCGATCCTAAAACCCCCGCCGCCTGCGTCTACCGAGCCTCCTGGGACGACGAGACCATCGTTCGCTCCGACCTCTCCGGGCTTGCCGAGGCTATGAGAGAAAGGGGAATAGACCATCAGGCTCTCATAGTTGTAGGCAAATGCCTAGACCCAGGAGAAGCCTCCAGCCTGCTCTACAACAGCGGCTTTTCTCACCGATTCAGGGAGGGTTCCCTTTGA
- a CDS encoding bifunctional cobalt-precorrin-7 (C(5))-methyltransferase/cobalt-precorrin-6B (C(15))-methyltransferase, protein MRGPLTDDSFIREPSIPLTKAPIRAIVTSLLQPLHGSVLGEVGTGSGGITAELARQVGPGKIFSLDPSKEALYLASRNLSKMGLTDRVTLICGKAPEDLSSLPPLDGLTIGGHGGRLTSIIRAGLSKLKENGRIIITANMLSTANEALTALESLSIEPSMWQLAPSEGRRTKAGWMLKAWNPAFIVWGDRKGNCL, encoded by the coding sequence ATGAGAGGCCCTCTTACGGACGACTCCTTCATCAGAGAGCCGTCGATACCTCTGACCAAAGCCCCGATAAGGGCGATCGTAACATCTCTGTTGCAGCCCCTCCACGGATCCGTCCTGGGAGAGGTGGGAACCGGAAGCGGAGGCATAACGGCGGAGCTGGCGAGACAGGTGGGACCGGGAAAGATCTTCTCTCTGGACCCATCGAAGGAGGCTCTCTATCTGGCGTCCAGGAACCTGTCTAAAATGGGCTTGACGGACAGGGTGACTTTGATCTGTGGAAAAGCGCCGGAGGATCTTTCCTCCCTCCCCCCCTTGGACGGCCTGACGATAGGAGGACACGGAGGGCGGCTTACTTCCATAATCCGAGCCGGTCTATCTAAACTCAAAGAGAACGGAAGAATAATCATCACGGCCAACATGCTCTCTACGGCGAACGAAGCCCTAACGGCCCTGGAGTCCCTGTCGATAGAGCCCTCCATGTGGCAACTGGCCCCCTCGGAGGGACGGAGGACCAAGGCGGGATGGATGCTTAAAGCCTGGAACCCCGCCTTCATAGTGTGGGGAGATCGGAAGGGGAACTGCTTATGA
- the cbiE gene encoding precorrin-6y C5,15-methyltransferase (decarboxylating) subunit CbiE, whose translation MEKIHIVGVGPGSRNYLLPIALKAIEGSDTLLGSPRVLKMFSDMADKKTVTLSGSPSEALEIISKRGRNERLAVLVSGDPCFFSLGSSLAASLPEDQYEIIPGLSSISLAFSRLGISWQEGTFVSVHGRPLDSLNGLQKETGPIAILTGGLNNPMEVASKLLKIGASDRKCWTMSNLGTDDERVESTNLSDLSEEDRSSWPSLTLVLLEPLS comes from the coding sequence ATGGAAAAAATTCACATCGTAGGGGTGGGGCCTGGATCCAGGAACTACCTCCTTCCTATAGCCCTAAAGGCAATAGAGGGCTCCGACACCCTCCTGGGATCCCCGAGAGTTCTGAAGATGTTCTCCGACATGGCGGACAAGAAAACGGTGACCCTGTCGGGATCTCCGTCGGAGGCGCTTGAAATCATCTCGAAGAGAGGTCGAAACGAGAGATTGGCCGTCCTGGTCTCCGGAGATCCCTGCTTCTTCAGTCTGGGCAGCTCCCTGGCCGCATCCCTTCCGGAAGATCAATACGAGATCATACCGGGACTGAGCTCGATCTCCCTGGCCTTCTCCAGACTGGGAATATCCTGGCAGGAAGGAACCTTCGTAAGCGTCCACGGAAGACCTCTGGATTCCTTGAACGGGCTGCAAAAAGAGACCGGCCCGATAGCTATCCTGACCGGCGGGCTCAACAACCCGATGGAGGTTGCCTCGAAACTTCTAAAAATAGGGGCATCGGATAGAAAGTGCTGGACCATGTCGAACCTGGGGACCGACGACGAAAGGGTCGAATCGACAAACCTATCAGATCTGTCCGAAGAGGATCGATCTTCCTGGCCCTCTCTGACCCTGGTCCTTCTGGAGCCGCTGTCATGA
- the cbiD gene encoding cobalt-precorrin-5B (C(1))-methyltransferase CbiD — translation MTARFESLGSVGGLRRGFTSGTSVQAAAKAATYMAVTGETTDTVTVELPNGMELEVPVEDAAIGKGWASCCVIKRSGDDPDVTDGHRFCCTVRISDLPGVTVIGGKGVGKVTKKGLPIPPGEPAINPTPRKMILRDLSALTPNGKGLEVEVSIPDGEELAKKTWNPRLGIQGGISVIGTTGIVEPKSTAAWEASIDVYVKVAAEEVAKGPLFLPLGYIGEKLLKERFDIPAEKIVKTGDKVGYTLERCIAEGIKKTLIVGHIGKLTKLAAGIFDTNYKSGDGRLETVAAWAGASGASQSVIREILDLKLAEAAVPIIIREGLEETFSHISRRSQERLTEFLKGEMEIATALTDLEGTILSTWPEDVMEGKSWKKFTS, via the coding sequence ATGACGGCCCGATTCGAATCTCTGGGATCCGTCGGAGGGCTCAGAAGAGGATTCACCTCTGGCACGTCGGTTCAGGCCGCGGCCAAGGCGGCCACCTACATGGCCGTGACTGGAGAGACGACGGACACCGTGACGGTGGAACTGCCAAACGGGATGGAGTTGGAGGTCCCGGTGGAGGACGCTGCGATAGGAAAAGGGTGGGCCTCCTGCTGCGTGATCAAGAGGTCCGGAGACGACCCTGACGTTACGGACGGGCACAGATTCTGCTGCACCGTGAGAATATCGGACCTCCCGGGCGTGACGGTCATAGGGGGCAAGGGCGTCGGCAAAGTCACCAAAAAAGGCCTACCTATTCCTCCTGGAGAGCCCGCCATAAACCCCACTCCCAGGAAGATGATCCTACGGGACCTCTCCGCTCTGACGCCTAACGGCAAGGGACTGGAAGTGGAGGTTTCCATTCCGGACGGCGAGGAGCTGGCGAAAAAGACCTGGAACCCCAGGCTGGGGATCCAGGGAGGAATCTCCGTTATAGGCACCACCGGCATAGTGGAACCCAAGTCGACCGCGGCCTGGGAGGCGTCCATCGACGTCTACGTCAAGGTGGCAGCCGAAGAGGTCGCAAAAGGCCCCCTGTTCCTTCCTCTCGGGTATATCGGGGAAAAACTCCTGAAAGAGAGATTCGATATCCCGGCGGAGAAGATCGTCAAGACCGGAGACAAGGTGGGCTACACGCTTGAACGATGTATTGCCGAGGGGATAAAGAAGACCCTCATCGTGGGACATATCGGCAAGCTTACCAAGCTGGCCGCGGGTATATTCGACACTAACTACAAATCGGGAGACGGAAGACTGGAAACCGTAGCGGCATGGGCCGGAGCCTCTGGAGCATCTCAATCTGTGATTCGAGAGATATTGGACCTCAAACTGGCCGAGGCGGCGGTTCCCATAATAATCCGAGAGGGTCTTGAGGAAACATTCAGCCACATATCCAGACGATCTCAGGAACGGCTGACAGAGTTCCTCAAGGGAGAGATGGAGATAGCCACGGCCCTAACCGACCTGGAGGGAACGATCCTGTCCACCTGGCCTGAAGACGTCATGGAGGGGAAATCATGGAAAAAATTCACATCGTAG
- a CDS encoding precorrin-8X methylmutase, whose amino-acid sequence MTQRFMAPADIEAKSFRILQEKMGPFYGTKEELAIVTRVAHATADVDFGMSLYIHAGAIKSGLSALRSGAPVITDVEMVRAGIRKDGLESMGGRVLTFLNDPEVAEMARNTENATRSQMAMRKALPHMEGAIVAIGNAPTALFEIIDRIKAKEASPALVIGMPIGFVGAAESHQELIELDYPSITAPGPKGGSPVAAAIVNALIKLALRP is encoded by the coding sequence ATGACTCAGAGATTCATGGCTCCCGCCGACATAGAGGCAAAGAGCTTCAGGATACTCCAGGAAAAAATGGGCCCTTTCTACGGAACGAAAGAGGAGCTGGCCATCGTCACCAGGGTGGCCCACGCCACGGCCGACGTGGATTTCGGCATGAGCCTGTACATACACGCAGGGGCAATAAAATCGGGGTTATCCGCCCTCCGGTCGGGAGCGCCGGTTATAACCGATGTCGAGATGGTCCGGGCCGGAATAAGAAAAGACGGCTTGGAGAGCATGGGCGGCAGGGTGCTGACCTTCCTGAACGATCCCGAAGTGGCCGAGATGGCCAGAAACACTGAGAATGCCACCAGGTCCCAGATGGCCATGAGGAAGGCACTTCCCCACATGGAAGGAGCCATCGTCGCCATAGGCAACGCCCCTACCGCCCTCTTCGAGATCATAGACAGGATAAAGGCGAAGGAGGCCAGCCCCGCTCTGGTAATCGGAATGCCCATAGGGTTCGTCGGAGCCGCCGAGTCCCATCAGGAACTGATAGAGCTCGATTATCCGTCCATAACCGCCCCGGGGCCCAAGGGAGGAAGCCCCGTCGCAGCTGCGATAGTGAACGCCCTTATAAAACTGGCCCTCAGACCATGA
- a CDS encoding cobyrinate a,c-diamide synthase, whose protein sequence is MTTPRIVIAGTHSGTGKTTIVMGIAAALKAREMSVQTFKTGPDYIDPGFHSAASGRPCRNLDSMLLEKDPLLELFHRGSEGSEISIIEGVMGLFDGATGVDDRGSAASLARLSETPVVLVVDARSMARSAAAVVRGFASFDPSVSVEGVIFNRIGSPRHFEMVKEAVESTTEVKVLGYLPRDEALDLPERHLGLVPAWERDDFSSYLEHLAGLVENNVDLDALLSLARKARPFPCHRSELFPYPSVPERIDVAVAMDKAFHFYYQDNLDILTHMGANLVPFSPIDDEKIPPEASALYIGGGFPELFAPALETNLSMREDVKKKAEEGMPILAECGGLMYLVEAIETPEGKVHSMAGVFPGRMSMGKRLRALGYCDGETLMDTLLGPKGKRIRGHVFHWSSYDGPDDAPIALRLSKGDRTTEEGLAKNNVLASYLHIHFGSDRTVPESFLETALRWQEKRA, encoded by the coding sequence ATGACAACCCCGAGGATAGTCATCGCCGGAACTCACAGCGGGACAGGCAAGACAACGATAGTCATGGGAATCGCCGCGGCCCTCAAGGCTAGGGAGATGTCGGTTCAGACCTTCAAGACCGGTCCGGATTATATCGACCCGGGATTCCACTCGGCGGCATCAGGAAGACCGTGCAGAAACCTGGACTCCATGCTTTTGGAGAAAGACCCTTTGCTGGAGCTTTTCCACCGTGGATCGGAGGGATCGGAGATATCCATCATCGAGGGCGTGATGGGACTTTTCGACGGAGCAACGGGAGTGGACGACAGGGGAAGCGCAGCAAGTCTGGCCAGATTAAGCGAGACTCCCGTTGTCCTGGTTGTGGACGCCAGGTCCATGGCCAGAAGCGCAGCTGCGGTCGTTCGAGGCTTCGCGTCTTTCGACCCCTCTGTCTCAGTAGAGGGAGTCATTTTCAACAGAATAGGCAGTCCGAGACATTTCGAAATGGTAAAAGAGGCGGTAGAATCGACCACGGAGGTGAAGGTACTGGGATATCTCCCTAGAGACGAGGCCCTGGATCTTCCAGAGAGACATCTAGGACTCGTCCCAGCATGGGAGAGAGATGATTTTTCCTCCTATCTGGAGCATCTGGCAGGGCTAGTGGAGAATAACGTGGACTTAGACGCCCTGCTGTCTCTGGCCCGAAAAGCCCGTCCCTTCCCATGCCACAGATCCGAACTGTTCCCCTACCCCTCCGTTCCCGAGAGGATCGATGTAGCCGTGGCCATGGACAAGGCCTTCCATTTCTACTATCAGGACAACCTGGATATACTGACTCACATGGGAGCGAATCTAGTGCCTTTCAGCCCGATAGACGATGAAAAGATACCTCCAGAAGCATCGGCTCTTTACATAGGGGGAGGCTTCCCGGAGCTCTTCGCTCCGGCTCTGGAGACGAACCTGTCCATGAGAGAGGACGTAAAGAAGAAGGCCGAGGAGGGAATGCCCATCCTCGCCGAGTGCGGAGGTCTGATGTATCTGGTGGAGGCCATAGAGACCCCTGAGGGCAAGGTCCACTCCATGGCGGGAGTCTTTCCCGGCCGAATGTCCATGGGGAAGAGGCTCAGGGCCCTGGGATACTGCGATGGGGAGACCCTGATGGACACATTGCTGGGTCCAAAGGGCAAAAGAATCCGCGGTCACGTGTTTCACTGGTCGTCCTACGATGGCCCCGACGACGCTCCCATAGCCCTGAGGCTTTCCAAGGGAGACAGGACGACAGAGGAGGGCTTGGCGAAAAACAACGTACTGGCGAGCTACCTCCACATCCATTTCGGAAGCGACAGGACGGTCCCAGAGAGTTTTCTTGAGACCGCTCTAAGATGGCAAGAAAAAAGGGCATAG